The region CGCATTTTTTTGCCGGCTGACCGCTCCGATGACAACAAAGTCAATTTTCCAACCGGGAAGTTCCGGTCTTCAAGCGTCCGCACCATTTGCTGCCCAACTGCCCCCGTTGCTCCGACGACAGCGACATGATATTGTTTTTGAGCCATCAACCATTCTCCTTCCACATCGTCACTCTAAGAAGTGAATTCATAGTCTTTATTTTATCACATTCCGCTGTGGACGAGAGAACATTTTTATGCGGAACATTGATTTTTGATTCAGTTGTAGCGGAACCGCTCGATAATGACCGGCTGCAGCTGCTTCCCTTCAAGCGCAGCGAGAATCGTATCGCGCAAAAGCGGCATGTAGGCGACCATGGAGTTCGGCTTCGCCTGCGGGGCGTCTTGGCCGAATGGGATAAAATAAATGTTTTTTGCTGCCATAAGCCTCATTAGATTGACGCCGTTTAAGCCGAGCGCATCGTTTGTCGAAATGCCAAGCACGACCGGGCGGTGGTTGCGCATCGTCGCTTTCGCTGCCATCAGCACGGGGGAATCCGTCATGGCATTGGCCAGCTTGCTCATCGAGTTGCCGGTGAGCGGGGCGATCACCATGCAATCAAGCGGGATTTTCGGTCCCAGAGGTTCTGCTTTGACGATCGTATCAATCACCTCGTTTCCGGTCAGTTGCTCGAGTTTTTTCACCCATTCTTCTCCTTCGCCAAAGCGGGTGTTCGTCGTTTTCACCGTATACGTGACGATCGGCAGCACCTCCGCTCCTTCGTTGACAAGCTTCTCGATCTCCGGGAACACCGCATCATATGTGCAATGCGAACCGGTGAGGCCAAAGCCGATCCGTTTTCCTTTCAAGCTGTTTCCGCTCATGCATGATTCTCCTCCCGCTTTTGTAAATCTGCATATAACAGCTGCGCCAAGACGTTGGCGATAATTTGCCCGGCTGTCTTCGGCGCGACGATCCCCGGCAGCCCGGGCGCCAAAATAGCTTTCACTCCGCGTTTTTCGGCATAGCGGAAGTCAGTGCCGCCCGGTTTTGACGCCAAATCGATAATGAGCGTATGGGGCGGCATTTTTGCGATGACGCTCGCCGTCACGATGAGATGAGGCACGGTGTTGATGCAGACGTCAATGTCACGCACTTCTTTTTCCAAATCGTTTAAGTGAAACGGCACGAGCCCCATTTCTGTAATGCGGGCGAGATGCTCCGATCGGCGCGCCCCAACTTTCACTTTCGCCCCCAATGCGGCGAACGTCCGAGCGACCGTCATGCCAACGCGTCCAAGCCCCAAGACGGCAACGCTTGAGCCATGGATCGTAAAATCCGTGTGCTGAATGACCATCATCACCGTGCCTTCCGCGGTCGGAATGGAGTTGTAAATGGCGACATCGTCGCGCTCAAACAACTGCACATGCTTGCGCCCTGTTTTTTTCACCAATTCGTCCAAATACGCGTTGCTGATGCCGGAATAAATCGTGCAGCGCCGCGCCGTTTTTTGCACCATCTCTTCTGTAAACGGAATCGGTTCGTGGGCAAACACGCTGTTGACGTTTCCATCCAACGTCGTGCCGTGAACCGGCAAAATGATCGCATCCAAATCGGCAAAATCGACTTCGCCAATCGGCAGCTTCATCGCCCCGGTGAAATGATGGGCGAGCTGGTCGAAGCCGACAAGCGACAACTTCGCGTCGAGTTCAACGAGTTTGCGAATGACTTCAAGCTGCCTAGCATCGCCGCCGATGATGGCAATATGCATTCCTGTCAGCATCATGTTGTATGCTCACCTTCTTTTCTGGCAAACTGCTCCATTTCCTTTCCCATCTTATGTTGGAATGAAAATATAGGTGAATATCCTTGCAGGAAAAAATGGGCGATATGCGCTGAAAGCAGACAAGAGGCAGTCATTTTTTCCGTTTTTGTTCCTTACATATAAAGTAAAGAAGCGAAAAAGGGGGAAACCAGCATGAGGCTGAGCGAGTTAAGCGGAAAAGAAATTGTCGATGTGAGGCGGGCAGAGCGGCTCGGGGTGCTCGGGCAGACCGATTTGGAAATCAACGAGCAAACCGGGCAAATCGAGGCGCTGCTCATCCCAACGGGAAAATGGTTCGGGTTCCGCAAAGACGGTCAGGAAATTCGCGTGCCGTGGAAATATATTCGCAAAATCGGCGCCGATATGGTGATGATCGACGTCCCCGAGGAAGGGTGAAAAAGGCGGAAACGAAAAAGCTAACAACCTAGCGAAAGGTCGTTAGCTTTTTTGAGTTCGGTCTATGAACGGAGCGGGCGCGGCAGCACGCCGTCCGAGCTGATTAAGGCGAGCGCGTAATCGTCCGTGAAAACCGTGCGCGCCAGTTCGTTTACTTTTTCCACCGTGACGCTTTCAATCTCTTCAATGATCTCATCAAGCGAGCGGTGACGGCCGAGAAGGAGTTCATTTTTGCCGTTGCGGCTCATC is a window of Geobacillus kaustophilus DNA encoding:
- the dpaA gene encoding dipicolinic acid synthetase subunit A, which translates into the protein MMLTGMHIAIIGGDARQLEVIRKLVELDAKLSLVGFDQLAHHFTGAMKLPIGEVDFADLDAIILPVHGTTLDGNVNSVFAHEPIPFTEEMVQKTARRCTIYSGISNAYLDELVKKTGRKHVQLFERDDVAIYNSIPTAEGTVMMVIQHTDFTIHGSSVAVLGLGRVGMTVARTFAALGAKVKVGARRSEHLARITEMGLVPFHLNDLEKEVRDIDVCINTVPHLIVTASVIAKMPPHTLIIDLASKPGGTDFRYAEKRGVKAILAPGLPGIVAPKTAGQIIANVLAQLLYADLQKREENHA
- a CDS encoding YlmC/YmxH family sporulation protein; amino-acid sequence: MRLSELSGKEIVDVRRAERLGVLGQTDLEINEQTGQIEALLIPTGKWFGFRKDGQEIRVPWKYIRKIGADMVMIDVPEEG
- a CDS encoding dipicolinate synthase subunit B: MSGNSLKGKRIGFGLTGSHCTYDAVFPEIEKLVNEGAEVLPIVTYTVKTTNTRFGEGEEWVKKLEQLTGNEVIDTIVKAEPLGPKIPLDCMVIAPLTGNSMSKLANAMTDSPVLMAAKATMRNHRPVVLGISTNDALGLNGVNLMRLMAAKNIYFIPFGQDAPQAKPNSMVAYMPLLRDTILAALEGKQLQPVIIERFRYN